Proteins co-encoded in one Hymenobacter swuensis DY53 genomic window:
- a CDS encoding inositol monophosphatase family protein has translation MDYNQLSFQLAAVTRHAGQFIRQEAATFNRSHIEMKGVHDLVSYVDKETEKLLVAGLREVLPEAGFITEEGTEGADRAEEFNWIIDPLDGTTNFVHGLPVYCVSVGLVRGQELVAGVVYEVVRDECFRAAKGAGAFCNEVPIHVSDVPDLNSSLIATGFPYTDFGLMDDYLQVLGSFMRRSHGVRRVGSAAADLAYVAAGRFEGFFEFNLNSYDVAAGILLVREAGGRVTEFLQDGDPLFGREVVASNGLVHQEMQDTIREVWK, from the coding sequence ATGGATTACAATCAACTCAGCTTTCAGCTCGCGGCCGTAACGCGCCACGCGGGCCAGTTCATCCGCCAGGAGGCGGCCACTTTCAACCGCAGCCACATCGAAATGAAGGGCGTCCACGACCTGGTGTCGTACGTGGATAAGGAAACCGAGAAGCTGCTGGTGGCCGGCTTGCGCGAGGTGCTGCCCGAGGCCGGCTTCATCACGGAGGAAGGCACCGAAGGCGCTGACCGCGCCGAGGAGTTCAACTGGATTATCGACCCGCTCGATGGCACTACCAACTTCGTGCACGGCTTGCCGGTGTACTGCGTGAGTGTAGGCCTCGTCCGGGGCCAGGAACTGGTAGCCGGCGTGGTGTACGAGGTAGTGCGCGACGAGTGCTTCCGGGCCGCCAAAGGGGCCGGGGCGTTCTGCAACGAGGTGCCCATTCACGTATCCGACGTGCCCGATCTGAACAGCTCGCTCATTGCCACCGGCTTCCCCTACACCGATTTCGGGCTGATGGATGACTACCTGCAGGTGCTGGGCTCGTTCATGCGCCGCTCGCACGGGGTGCGCCGGGTGGGTTCTGCCGCCGCCGACCTGGCCTACGTGGCCGCCGGCCGCTTCGAGGGCTTCTTCGAGTTCAACCTCAACTCTTACGACGTAGCCGCCGGCATCCTGCTGGTGCGCGAAGCCGGGGGCCGCGTCACGGAGTTCTTGCAGGACGGCGACCCGCTGTTCGGCCGCGAAGTGGTAGCCAGCAACGGCTTGGTACACCAAGAAATGCAGGACACCATCCGCGAAGTCTGGAAGTAA
- the lnt gene encoding apolipoprotein N-acyltransferase, which yields MPITTVTNKVTSALPPATGRAGWLPLLLAVLGGVLLWLGWPVHPAALAAVLLVAWVPYLYLEHHLTRQGAGNGKVWAYSYLLLLLWNLFTTYWVSYSTLAGGITAVIANALLMSLPLTAFRLTKRHFGPKLGYLSLPIYWIAFEQLHLHWFLTWPWLTLGNGFAQANQWVQWYEYTGFLGGSLWMWVVNLLAFFAFRNYRAGGHSGVVPLSRVQLQRLILLPLLAALLPIGLSYFIGSRYQEKGAKAEVLAVQPNVDPFEEKFEGGSRFISHDEQLTRLLTLTEQHLTPQTKLVLWPETSLDETYFEAGFEGYPKVQRLRQWLAQHPGVELITGLTTVQQYGSDKANASPTARFRQDLGYYDVFNAAIHLPGTPGRPQFYHKSRLVPGVEGVPPWLSMFVIDLGGAAGGLGSQAERTVYPTATPGLQVAPVICYESVYGDFVNQYVQRGATLIGIITNDGWWSDSPGHLQHLQYATLRAIETRRDVARSANTGISGFINQKGEITQQTGWWVPAVSRATVHLNTELTFYVQHGELIGPACQVLAVLLLLLTLARLALNRRRITAA from the coding sequence ATGCCGATAACGACCGTGACGAATAAAGTAACTTCCGCGCTGCCCCCCGCAACCGGCCGCGCCGGCTGGTTGCCGCTGCTGCTGGCCGTGCTGGGCGGGGTACTGCTTTGGCTGGGGTGGCCGGTGCACCCGGCCGCGCTGGCGGCGGTGCTGCTGGTGGCCTGGGTGCCCTACCTCTACCTCGAACACCACCTCACCCGGCAGGGAGCCGGCAACGGCAAGGTGTGGGCCTACTCCTATTTGCTGCTGCTGCTCTGGAACCTGTTCACTACGTACTGGGTGAGCTACAGCACCCTAGCCGGGGGTATTACGGCCGTTATTGCCAACGCTCTGCTTATGAGCCTGCCGCTCACGGCGTTCCGGCTCACCAAGCGCCACTTCGGCCCGAAGCTGGGCTATTTGTCGCTGCCCATTTACTGGATTGCCTTCGAGCAGCTGCATCTGCACTGGTTCCTGACCTGGCCCTGGCTGACGCTAGGCAACGGCTTTGCCCAGGCCAACCAGTGGGTGCAGTGGTATGAGTATACCGGTTTTCTGGGTGGCTCGCTCTGGATGTGGGTAGTGAATTTGCTGGCGTTTTTTGCCTTCCGCAATTACCGGGCGGGCGGCCATTCGGGTGTCGTACCCTTGTCCCGAGTGCAGCTCCAGCGGCTGATACTCCTGCCGCTGCTGGCAGCACTATTGCCCATCGGCCTGTCATACTTTATAGGAAGCAGATATCAGGAAAAGGGGGCGAAGGCGGAAGTGCTGGCGGTGCAGCCCAACGTGGACCCGTTCGAGGAGAAGTTTGAGGGCGGTTCCCGCTTTATCTCGCACGATGAGCAGCTTACGCGCCTGCTCACCCTCACCGAGCAGCACCTCACGCCCCAGACCAAGCTCGTACTCTGGCCCGAAACCTCCCTCGACGAAACCTACTTCGAGGCCGGCTTTGAGGGCTACCCCAAGGTGCAGCGGCTCCGCCAGTGGCTGGCCCAGCACCCGGGCGTGGAACTGATAACCGGCCTGACCACCGTGCAGCAGTACGGCTCCGATAAAGCCAACGCCAGCCCCACGGCCCGCTTCCGTCAAGACCTGGGCTATTACGACGTGTTCAACGCGGCTATTCACTTGCCTGGCACGCCCGGCCGGCCGCAGTTCTACCACAAGAGCCGGCTGGTGCCGGGCGTGGAGGGTGTGCCGCCGTGGCTGTCGATGTTCGTGATTGATCTGGGCGGCGCGGCCGGCGGCCTGGGCTCCCAGGCGGAACGCACAGTGTACCCCACGGCTACTCCCGGTTTGCAGGTAGCCCCGGTTATCTGTTACGAATCGGTGTACGGCGACTTCGTGAACCAGTACGTGCAGCGCGGGGCCACGCTCATTGGCATCATCACCAACGACGGCTGGTGGTCCGATTCGCCGGGACACTTGCAGCACTTGCAGTACGCCACCCTGCGCGCCATTGAAACCCGCCGCGACGTAGCCCGTTCAGCCAACACCGGCATATCAGGCTTCATCAACCAGAAGGGCGAAATCACGCAGCAAACCGGTTGGTGGGTGCCCGCCGTGAGTCGGGCTACCGTCCACCTGAACACGGAGCTGACGTTCTACGTGCAGCATGGCGAGCTGATCGGGCCCGCCTGCCAGGTGCTGGCGGTGCTGTTGCTGCTGCTCACGCTGGCCCGTCTGGCGTTGAACCGGCGACGCATAACTGCAGCCTAG